The Brachyspira hyodysenteriae ATCC 27164 genome includes a window with the following:
- a CDS encoding polysaccharide biosynthesis protein: MAYIMNKKNIVIIGAGNAGETLASEILTSDNNNEYNILCFLDDDENKKQVNIENHSIDVKGKVKDIEKTIDFYKNQNIEIEEIIIAIPTLKQKELLEILDIIYPTGIKYKILPCFFEIIKGNASIKDIRNIEPSDLLGREEIGFDEKEISAYYQDKTILVTGGGGSIGSELVRQLITLPVKKVMALDNSESAIHSLIMSINDRKNEKNKHKFTYIISNVRDYVKVDKILKEENPDIIFHAAAHKHLPFMEAYPEEAIKNNILATENIATLAIKNNIKNFVFISTDKAVRPTSLMGASKRICERMIMSLSHEQNSTAFKITRFGNVLGSSGSVIPVFEKQIREGKPLTVTHPEMVRFFMSIREAARLVIKACTLNDGIIFTLDMGKPVKILDLAKNMLKMYGLTEKDIPIIFTGIREGEKLYEEILMDDETLIPSQYKKLFIAKDPVKCLTPEERKIMIDAFDIASLDADKETIKMLMRNYIEEYTG, translated from the coding sequence ATTGCATATATAATGAATAAAAAGAATATAGTTATAATAGGTGCTGGGAATGCAGGTGAAACTCTTGCATCTGAAATATTAACTTCTGATAACAATAACGAATATAATATACTTTGTTTTTTGGATGATGATGAAAATAAGAAACAAGTAAATATTGAAAATCACTCTATCGATGTAAAAGGCAAAGTTAAAGATATAGAAAAAACAATAGATTTTTATAAAAATCAAAATATTGAGATAGAAGAAATCATAATTGCAATACCAACATTAAAGCAAAAAGAACTTCTTGAAATATTAGATATTATATATCCTACAGGAATAAAATATAAAATACTTCCTTGCTTCTTTGAAATAATAAAAGGAAATGCCTCTATAAAAGATATTAGAAATATAGAGCCATCAGATTTGCTAGGACGTGAAGAGATTGGATTTGATGAAAAAGAAATATCTGCATACTATCAGGATAAAACAATACTAGTTACAGGAGGAGGAGGCTCTATAGGAAGCGAGCTTGTAAGACAATTGATTACATTGCCTGTAAAAAAAGTTATGGCTTTAGATAATTCTGAAAGTGCAATTCATTCCCTTATAATGTCTATAAATGACAGAAAAAACGAAAAAAACAAACATAAATTTACTTATATAATTTCAAATGTAAGAGATTACGTTAAAGTTGATAAAATATTAAAAGAAGAAAATCCGGATATAATTTTCCATGCAGCCGCTCATAAACATTTGCCTTTTATGGAAGCTTATCCTGAAGAGGCAATAAAAAATAATATACTAGCCACTGAAAATATAGCTACTCTTGCAATTAAAAATAATATTAAAAATTTTGTATTTATATCAACAGACAAAGCAGTTCGCCCTACTTCATTAATGGGAGCAAGCAAAAGAATATGCGAAAGAATGATAATGTCCTTATCTCATGAACAAAACAGTACTGCATTTAAAATAACAAGATTCGGTAATGTTTTAGGAAGCAGCGGAAGCGTTATACCTGTATTTGAAAAGCAGATTAGAGAAGGTAAACCATTAACTGTAACTCACCCTGAAATGGTAAGATTCTTTATGTCTATAAGAGAAGCTGCAAGACTAGTTATAAAGGCATGTACTTTAAATGACGGAATAATATTTACTTTGGATATGGGAAAGCCTGTAAAGATTTTAGACTTAGCTAAAAACATGCTTAAAATGTACGGACTAACAGAGAAAGATATTCCTATAATATTTACAGGGATCAGAGAAGGTGAAAAACTTTATGAAGAAATTTTAATGGACGATGAAACATTAATACCTTCGCAGTATAAAAAATTATTCATAGCAAAAGATCCTGTAAAATGCTTAACACCTGAGGAACGCAAAATAATGATTGATGCATTTGATATTGCCTCACTTGATGCCGACAAAGAAACAATAAAAATGCTTATGCGTAACTATATAGAAGAGTATACCGGATAA
- a CDS encoding PIN domain-containing protein, with amino-acid sequence MHKTNNNYNRNNNKNNTNKVDVKKLFSDIGTVANVLGKIITTSKVVVDELKNQSGILYVFDTNALMNDPNLITIQKRNSSYIVPIVVLEELDKLKLDKNRSQKASNAIRAINKSNVRIEKYSEHVLPKDFDMRNNDNKILATAMKFSNKNVVIVTEDNNLKNKAKSQNIRCISLSEFRRS; translated from the coding sequence ATGCATAAAACAAATAATAATTATAACAGAAACAATAATAAAAATAATACAAATAAAGTGGATGTAAAAAAATTATTTTCTGATATAGGCACGGTAGCCAATGTCTTAGGTAAAATAATAACGACTTCTAAGGTTGTAGTAGATGAATTAAAAAATCAATCTGGTATATTATATGTATTTGATACTAATGCCTTAATGAATGATCCTAATTTAATTACTATACAAAAAAGAAATAGCAGTTATATTGTACCTATTGTTGTTTTAGAAGAATTGGATAAATTAAAATTGGATAAAAATAGATCGCAAAAAGCAAGTAATGCTATAAGAGCTATTAATAAATCAAATGTTCGTATAGAAAAATATAGCGAACATGTTTTACCAAAAGATTTTGATATGAGAAATAATGATAATAAAATACTTGCAACGGCAATGAAATTTTCAAATAAAAATGTTGTTATAGTAACAGAAGATAATAATTTAAAAAATAAAGCAAAGTCTCAAAATATTAGATGTATATCCTTATCAGAGTTTAGGAGATCATAA
- the hpt gene encoding hypoxanthine phosphoribosyltransferase, with amino-acid sequence MKKDEHISKVLISEEDINKKVKELAEQISNDLKNKENIPCIIGLLKGSFIFIADLSRYINVPVEIDFMIVSSYGNNKIGSEIKILKDVDIPLTGRDVIIVEDIIDTGYTLEKICEVLKTRNVASLKICTLLNKPSRRKVDIKIDYNGFDIEDEFVVGYGIDYAQKYRNLPYIGVVE; translated from the coding sequence ATGAAAAAAGATGAGCATATATCAAAAGTACTTATATCCGAGGAAGATATAAATAAGAAAGTTAAAGAATTAGCAGAACAAATTTCTAATGATCTTAAAAATAAAGAAAATATACCATGTATAATAGGACTTTTAAAAGGTTCTTTTATATTCATTGCTGATTTATCAAGATATATTAATGTACCTGTGGAAATTGATTTTATGATAGTATCTAGCTATGGTAATAATAAAATAGGTTCTGAAATTAAAATACTTAAAGATGTTGACATCCCTCTTACAGGAAGAGATGTAATTATAGTAGAAGATATAATAGATACAGGATACACTTTAGAGAAAATATGCGAAGTATTAAAAACTAGAAATGTTGCTTCTCTTAAAATATGCACTCTTCTAAATAAACCTTCAAGAAGAAAAGTTGACATTAAAATCGACTATAATGGTTTTGATATTGAAGATGAGTTTGTTGTAGGATATGGAATTGACTATGCTCAGAAATACAGAAATCTTCCATACATTGGAGTAGTTGAATAA
- a CDS encoding electron transfer flavoprotein subunit alpha/FixB family protein, producing MNLSDYKGILVFAEQRDGVIQNVGLELIGEAKKLAAKLNVSVTAALVGHKIEGLAQTLVEYGADEVVVVDNELLKQYDTEAYAQALTAIINAKKPEIVLLGATTLGRDLAPRVSSRISTGLTADCTKLDIDDETKVFGMTRPAFGGNLMATIVCPDHRPQMATVRPGVMQKLAKEEGKKGKVEVLPLTIDTSKMKVKILDVVKESTKKIDITEAKILVSGGRGVGSKENFKNLEAVASKIGAIVSGSRAAVDAGFIEQSRQVGQTGKTVRPNIYFACGISGAIQHMAGMEESEYIIAINKDKDAPMFGIADLGIVGDVNKVLPLLAEELAKAIEAKKAN from the coding sequence ATGAATTTAAGTGATTACAAAGGAATATTAGTATTCGCAGAACAAAGAGACGGTGTAATTCAAAACGTAGGTTTAGAATTAATCGGTGAAGCAAAAAAACTTGCTGCTAAATTAAATGTATCTGTAACAGCAGCTTTAGTAGGACATAAAATAGAAGGTTTAGCTCAAACTTTAGTTGAGTATGGTGCTGATGAAGTAGTTGTTGTTGATAATGAACTTTTAAAACAATACGATACTGAAGCTTATGCTCAAGCATTAACTGCAATAATAAATGCTAAAAAACCTGAAATAGTTTTATTAGGTGCAACTACTTTAGGAAGAGACTTAGCTCCTAGAGTATCTTCAAGAATATCTACAGGACTTACTGCTGACTGTACAAAATTAGATATAGATGATGAAACTAAAGTTTTCGGAATGACAAGACCTGCATTCGGCGGAAACTTGATGGCTACTATTGTTTGTCCTGATCACAGACCTCAAATGGCTACTGTAAGACCTGGTGTAATGCAAAAGCTAGCTAAAGAAGAAGGAAAAAAAGGTAAAGTTGAAGTATTACCTTTAACTATAGACACTTCTAAAATGAAAGTTAAAATCTTAGATGTAGTAAAAGAATCTACTAAGAAAATTGATATTACAGAAGCTAAGATATTGGTATCTGGAGGTAGAGGTGTAGGTTCTAAAGAAAACTTCAAGAATCTTGAGGCTGTAGCTTCTAAAATCGGTGCTATCGTTTCTGGTTCAAGAGCTGCTGTTGATGCTGGATTCATAGAACAGTCTAGACAAGTTGGTCAGACAGGTAAAACAGTAAGACCTAATATATACTTCGCTTGCGGTATTTCTGGTGCTATTCAGCACATGGCTGGTATGGAAGAATCTGAATATATCATTGCTATAAACAAAGATAAAGATGCTCCAATGTTTGGAATTGCTGATTTAGGTATAGTAGGAGATGTTAATAAAGTACTTCCTCTATTAGCTGAAGAGTTAGCAAAAGCTATAGAAGCTAAAAAAGCTAATTAA
- a CDS encoding electron transfer flavoprotein subunit beta/FixA family protein, with protein sequence MKIVVCIKQVPDTTEIKLDPVKGTLIRDGVPSIMNPDDKAGLEEALKLKDKYGAHVTVITMGPPQAEAILREAYAMGADRAILITDRKFGGADTLATSNTLAAALRTLEYDIIISGRQAIDGDTAQVGPQTAEHLQIPQISYAKEIQYNEADKSLTVKRVIEDGYYLLNVQLPALITVLSEANSPRYMRVKGIVEAYDKEIEIWSSETIKIDPSLIGLTGSPTKVKKSFTKGAKQAGKVFEVDTKEAVNIIIEKLKEKFVI encoded by the coding sequence ATGAAAATAGTAGTTTGTATAAAACAGGTTCCAGATACAACAGAAATTAAACTAGACCCTGTAAAAGGTACATTAATAAGAGATGGTGTTCCTAGTATAATGAACCCAGATGATAAAGCAGGTTTAGAAGAAGCTTTAAAATTAAAAGATAAATACGGTGCTCATGTAACTGTAATAACTATGGGACCTCCTCAAGCTGAAGCAATATTAAGAGAAGCTTATGCTATGGGAGCAGACAGAGCTATTCTTATAACAGATAGAAAATTCGGCGGTGCTGATACATTAGCTACTTCTAATACATTAGCAGCTGCTTTAAGAACTTTAGAATATGATATTATTATTTCAGGAAGACAAGCTATAGACGGTGATACTGCTCAAGTTGGTCCTCAAACAGCTGAACACTTACAAATACCTCAAATTTCTTATGCAAAAGAAATTCAATATAACGAAGCTGATAAATCATTAACAGTAAAAAGAGTAATAGAAGATGGATATTACCTACTAAACGTTCAATTACCAGCATTAATAACAGTATTATCAGAAGCTAATAGCCCAAGATACATGAGAGTTAAAGGAATTGTTGAAGCTTATGATAAAGAAATTGAAATTTGGTCTTCTGAAACTATAAAAATTGACCCTTCTTTGATTGGTCTTACTGGTTCTCCTACAAAAGTTAAAAAATCATTTACTAAAGGAGCTAAACAAGCCGGTAAAGTATTTGAAGTTGATACAAAAGAAGCTGTTAATATCATAATTGAAAAATTAAAAGAAAAATTTGTTATTTAA
- a CDS encoding acyl-CoA dehydrogenase, producing the protein MEFNLPKTHQLFRQMIREFAEKEVKPLATELDEEERFPVETVKKMAEIGLMGIPIPKEYGGAGGDNLMYAMAVEELSRVCGTTGVILSAHTSLGTWPILQFGTEAQKQKYVPKMASGEWLGAFGLTEPNAGTDAAGQQTVAVLDEATNEWVINGSKIFITNSGYANVYVIFAMTDKSKGLKGISAFIVESTTPGFTVGKKEKKLGIRGSATCELIFENARIPKDNLLGELGKGFKIAMMTLDGGRIGIASQALGIAQGALDETVAYVKERKQFGRTIANFQNTQFQLANLEVKVEAARLLVYKAAWRESNHLPYSVDAARAKLFASETAMEVTTKAVQLHGGYGYTREYPVERMMRDAKITEIYEGTSEVQRMVIAGSLLK; encoded by the coding sequence ATGGAATTTAATTTGCCTAAAACACATCAACTTTTCAGACAAATGATTAGAGAATTTGCTGAAAAAGAGGTAAAACCTTTAGCGACAGAACTTGACGAGGAAGAAAGATTTCCTGTTGAAACTGTTAAAAAAATGGCTGAAATCGGACTTATGGGTATTCCAATTCCTAAAGAATACGGCGGAGCTGGCGGAGACAACTTAATGTACGCTATGGCTGTTGAAGAATTATCAAGAGTTTGCGGTACTACAGGTGTTATACTTTCTGCTCACACTTCTCTTGGAACTTGGCCTATTTTACAATTCGGTACAGAGGCTCAAAAACAAAAATATGTTCCTAAAATGGCTAGCGGCGAATGGCTTGGTGCATTCGGTCTTACTGAACCAAATGCTGGTACAGATGCTGCAGGTCAGCAAACTGTAGCTGTATTAGACGAAGCTACTAATGAATGGGTAATTAATGGTTCTAAAATATTCATAACAAATTCAGGATATGCAAATGTATATGTAATATTTGCTATGACAGACAAATCAAAAGGATTAAAAGGAATTTCTGCATTTATAGTTGAATCAACAACTCCTGGATTTACTGTTGGTAAAAAAGAGAAAAAATTGGGAATCAGAGGATCTGCAACTTGCGAATTAATATTCGAAAATGCAAGAATACCAAAAGATAACCTATTAGGAGAATTAGGAAAAGGATTCAAAATTGCTATGATGACTCTTGACGGAGGAAGAATAGGAATTGCTTCTCAAGCATTAGGTATCGCTCAAGGTGCTCTTGATGAAACTGTTGCTTATGTAAAAGAAAGAAAACAATTTGGAAGAACAATAGCTAATTTCCAAAACACTCAATTCCAATTAGCTAACCTTGAAGTAAAAGTAGAAGCTGCAAGACTTCTTGTTTATAAAGCTGCTTGGAGAGAAAGCAACCATCTTCCATATTCAGTAGATGCTGCAAGAGCTAAATTATTCGCTTCTGAAACTGCAATGGAAGTAACAACTAAAGCCGTTCAGCTTCATGGTGGATACGGATATACAAGAGAATATCCTGTTGAAAGAATGATGAGAGATGCTAAGATTACTGAAATCTATGAAGGTACATCAGAAGTTCAAAGAATGGTAATAGCAGGCAGCCTTTTAAAATAA
- a CDS encoding ATP synthase subunit E: MAEEKKLDSLLERIYQDGVEKSNKKADEIISNAKSEADRIIKEAEAKSEEIIKEAERKSEELKKNTITDVRMAGEQSISALKQRIKDLVTAKVLEEGLKGAFADTSFLKDLILEVVKKWDITSSDADVTVYFPESKKADIDSSFEKSIKSAIKNATINFDKKLSNGFKIVPEGGNYQLQFTDEDFVEFFSDYIKAKTEEVIFSK; this comes from the coding sequence ATGGCTGAAGAGAAAAAATTAGACTCCCTTCTTGAGCGCATATATCAAGACGGTGTTGAAAAATCCAACAAAAAAGCTGATGAAATAATCTCAAATGCTAAAAGCGAAGCTGACAGAATTATAAAAGAAGCAGAAGCAAAATCAGAAGAAATTATTAAAGAGGCAGAAAGAAAGTCAGAAGAGCTAAAGAAGAATACAATAACAGATGTTCGTATGGCAGGCGAGCAGTCAATCAGTGCTTTAAAACAAAGAATAAAGGATTTAGTAACTGCTAAAGTTTTAGAAGAAGGTTTGAAAGGAGCTTTTGCAGATACTTCTTTCTTGAAAGATTTAATTCTTGAGGTAGTAAAAAAATGGGATATTACTTCAAGCGATGCAGATGTAACAGTATATTTCCCAGAATCAAAAAAAGCAGATATAGATTCATCTTTTGAGAAATCTATAAAAAGTGCTATAAAGAACGCTACTATTAATTTTGATAAAAAATTATCTAATGGTTTCAAAATTGTTCCTGAAGGCGGAAATTATCAGCTGCAGTTTACAGATGAGGATTTCGTAGAGTTTTTCAGTGATTATATTAAAGCAAAAACGGAAGAAGTGATTTTTAGTAAATAA